The proteins below are encoded in one region of Candidatus Cloacimonas sp.:
- the pth gene encoding aminoacyl-tRNA hydrolase: MKLIIGLGNPGKEFENNRHNLGFICLNRWALDRDKNFVQGDVFDYLVLPRAVLIKPKTYMNCSGEAIKQSLKLWKISEYLVIYDDIELPVATIRIRQGGGDGGHNGIKSLLNVLAPEDLKRIRIGIGRDKEIAPRDYVLGDILPSEWELLNPAIDLAGKFIDLYIKYDFNAVLNEYSIWKKSCSGTESSGNISPKEENSDKGL, encoded by the coding sequence ATGAAACTGATTATAGGGCTGGGAAATCCGGGAAAGGAATTTGAAAACAACCGTCATAATTTGGGATTTATCTGTCTTAACCGTTGGGCTTTAGACAGGGATAAGAATTTTGTTCAAGGCGATGTTTTTGATTATCTTGTTCTCCCGAGAGCTGTTTTGATTAAACCCAAAACCTATATGAACTGTTCCGGCGAAGCAATAAAACAGTCCCTGAAGCTATGGAAGATTTCTGAATACCTGGTTATTTATGACGATATAGAACTTCCCGTTGCCACAATTCGTATTCGTCAAGGGGGAGGAGATGGTGGTCATAACGGTATCAAATCACTGTTAAATGTTCTTGCCCCGGAAGACCTGAAAAGAATTAGGATAGGAATTGGCAGAGATAAAGAGATTGCTCCGCGAGATTATGTTTTAGGTGATATTTTACCCTCAGAATGGGAATTGCTGAATCCTGCTATTGATTTAGCAGGTAAATTCATTGATCTTTATATAAAATACGATTTCAACGCGGTGTTGAATGAATATAGTATCTGGAAAAAATCCTGTTCCGGGACAGAAAGTTCCGGAAACATTAGTCCA
- a CDS encoding ribose-phosphate pyrophosphokinase, which translates to MFSKLILLTGNANRPLAEEVSRHAGIPLADIDLFKFSNDESFVRINDNVRGADVFVIQPTCYPVNDNLMDLLIIIDALKRASAQRINCVIPYYAYARSDKKDQPRVPITAKLVADLITIAGAQRVITVDLHADQIQGFFNIPVDHLYAIPTFARYFKSIMPMDDIVVVSPDSGGANRARALAKRLNCSLAIGDKRRSGNEDRTELLNIIGEVNNKTAILFDDIIDTGGSLIKVANALVDKGVKKIYAACTHGVLSSNAISDLEASPIEKLFITNTIPLSEEKRRCEKIVQLSIAEMLAIAIKKVHLEESISVLFR; encoded by the coding sequence GTGTTTTCTAAGCTAATATTATTAACGGGAAATGCAAATCGTCCTTTGGCAGAAGAGGTTTCCCGCCATGCGGGAATTCCCTTGGCGGATATTGATTTATTTAAGTTTTCCAATGACGAATCTTTTGTAAGGATCAATGACAATGTTCGCGGAGCTGATGTTTTTGTTATTCAGCCGACTTGTTATCCTGTAAATGATAATTTAATGGACCTGTTGATTATTATAGATGCGTTGAAAAGAGCTTCGGCACAGCGGATAAATTGTGTTATTCCCTATTATGCTTATGCGCGTTCCGATAAGAAAGATCAACCGCGGGTACCTATTACGGCAAAATTGGTTGCAGATTTGATTACGATTGCAGGAGCGCAAAGAGTTATTACTGTAGATTTGCATGCAGATCAGATTCAGGGTTTTTTCAATATCCCTGTGGATCATCTTTATGCTATACCTACATTTGCCCGCTATTTTAAAAGCATTATGCCGATGGATGATATTGTTGTTGTTTCACCCGATTCCGGAGGAGCAAATAGAGCAAGAGCTTTGGCAAAACGCTTGAATTGTTCTCTGGCTATTGGTGATAAACGCAGAAGCGGAAATGAAGATAGAACCGAACTCTTAAATATTATTGGCGAAGTTAATAATAAAACGGCTATTTTGTTTGATGATATAATAGACACAGGCGGAAGTTTGATTAAGGTGGCTAATGCTTTAGTAGATAAGGGAGTTAAGAAAATCTATGCTGCTTGCACGCATGGCGTTTTAAGTAGCAATGCTATCTCCGATCTGGAAGCATCCCCGATTGAAAAACTTTTTATAACTAATACCATTCCTCTTTCAGAAGAGAAACGGCGCTGCGAAAAAATAGTGCAATTGTCTATTGCCGAAATGCTGGCAATAGCAATTAAGAAAGTTCATCTGGAAGAATCAATAAGTGTTTTATTTAGATAA
- a CDS encoding 50S ribosomal protein L25 — MIFNLKATPRKTVKKSDLHNLRAEGLIPAVLYGPQMESIAVSISKSEFTQMYKKSFAEVSFWDIELNGKQYHTILKDKQMHPVSRDMLHLDFMTVSAEAIIEVEVPITVTGEPIGVKEGGMMEIVQRHIKIACKANEIPEDLTLDVSNLKMGDSLHIRDLKQGNWQVKEHGDVTLVTIHTPKAEEKTQTAAAPTAEEQTTSESEK; from the coding sequence ATGATATTTAACCTGAAAGCTACCCCCCGGAAAACAGTAAAAAAGTCCGATTTGCATAATCTTAGAGCAGAAGGATTGATACCTGCCGTATTATACGGACCGCAAATGGAAAGTATAGCTGTAAGCATTTCTAAAAGCGAATTTACGCAAATGTATAAAAAAAGCTTTGCAGAAGTAAGTTTTTGGGATATTGAGCTAAATGGAAAACAGTATCATACTATTTTGAAAGACAAACAGATGCATCCTGTTTCCAGAGATATGTTGCATCTTGATTTTATGACTGTTTCCGCAGAAGCGATTATTGAAGTGGAAGTTCCGATTACAGTTACCGGCGAACCAATTGGTGTGAAAGAAGGCGGAATGATGGAAATCGTGCAACGCCATATTAAGATTGCCTGTAAAGCGAATGAAATTCCGGAAGATTTAACTTTGGATGTAAGTAATTTGAAGATGGGTGATTCTCTGCACATTCGTGATTTAAAGCAAGGTAACTGGCAAGTGAAAGAACACGGAGATGTTACTTTGGTAACGATTCACACTCCGAAAGCCGAAGAGAAGACACAAACAGCTGCAGCTCCAACTGCTGAGGAACAAACAACTTCCGAATCCGAAAAATAA